ATATTCTAGTACGCCCGATTATTGCTTGTTAGTCAGTACGCGTCCTGTGCGGATGAACGACCACTCAACTTGGTACAATTTGTTGTCGAATTGTTTACTACTTGGAACTTTAAACAAGCGTTAATATTGTATCAGTTGTTCTGACCCTCAGTAGTAATATGGTGATTTAGAAATCGGGGACAGCTCACAATTCTATTATTAACCTGAAAGTTACCCGATAAGATTCCGGTCTCAAAAAAGTAACGACTAATCCGTCAAAAGTTGCGTACGCACGTGCCCACCATTCGAACACCATCCCGAGCGGAAGACGTTTCTTAGCACTGCAAGAGTGTCCGGTTTAGACGGGCTGAGACTGAGGATTAGTGTTAGCTAACCGAAAGTCTCATTCCAATCTGAACACGTTTCACCAATATAGTATTAAGGCACGGCAGTCCAGCAATTAGCAGAAATGCCTGGAGCGCAGTGCAGGACACACTAACTAAGCAAGTTTACACAAACTTGAACTTTTCCAGTGAGGCTCAGTTAGGCTTCTCCCCCTGAAGATTAACCTTCATCGCCGAACGCCCCAGATAGCCTACCTACAATCGTGCATACAAAAAGGACGACCACAATGGCCGCCCTTTTTAGTTACTTAGCAATTACTTGCTAGCATCTTGTTCTTGCATTTGTTTTTCAAGGTCGCTGATTGAGTAAACCCCATCAGCCACGTTGCCAACTTCCTTTGGTTTGATATGACGGTAAACCGGCATACCAGTCCCAGCAGGAATGATCTTACCAATGATAACATTTTCCTTAAGCCCGATCAGTGGATCGTTCTTACCACGAATAGCAGCATCAGTTAAGACCCGTGTCGTTTCCTGGAATGAAGCAGCTGACAAGAAACTATTCGTTTCAAGAGCGGCTTTAGTAATCCCAAGAATGACTGGCCGTGACGTTGCAGGAATACCACCAGCAATCAAGGTCTTGTAGTTCTCGTCCTTGAAGTCTGCAATATCCATTAACGTCCCAGGCAAGACGTCGGTATCGCCCGGATCCATGACCCGAACCTTCCGTAACATTTGCCGAATCATGATTTCAACGTGCTTATCGCCAATTTCAACCCCTTGCATCCGATAAACCTTTTGAACTTCACGGAGCAAGTAGTTTTCAGTTGATAAGACATCACGTACTTGAATCAATTGCTTAGGATCGATCGACCCAATGTTCAACGCAGCACCACGGTGAATAAAGTCGCCTTCACTAACCGCCATCCGTGCTGTTAACGGCAACGTGTAAGTCCGGGTATCAGTTTCACCCTTAACCGTAACTTCCTTCGTCCGTTCCGCTGGATTTTCTTCAATTAATTCAACCGTCCCAGTAACTTCTGAGATTTCGGCACGCCCTTTAGGATTCCGTGATTCCACAATTTCTTGCACACGAGGCAACCCTTGGGTAATATCGTCCCCGGCAACACCACCGGTATGGAAGTTCCGCATGGTCAGCTGAGTACCGGGTTCACCGATAGACTGTGCGGCAACTGTCCCAACAGCTTCACCAACTTCAACTTCATCACCAGTAGCCATGTTACGGCCGTAGCAATGTTCACAAACCCCATGCTTAGTGTTGCAAGTAAATGCAGAACGGATCGTAACTTCCGTTACACCAGCATCAACGATTTTATGAGCTAAGTCTTCGTCGATCAAGACGTTGTTACCAACAATTTCATCATGCGTTTCAGGATCAAAGACAGTCTTCATCGTGTAACGACCTAAGATCCGGTCATACAACGGTTCGATGACTTCGTTACCTTCCATGATTGCGTGAATCCGCAACCCACGGTCAGTCCCACAATCCTTTTCACGAACGATAACATCTTGAGCCACATCAACCAGACGCCGAGTCAAGTAACCTGAGTTGGCAGTCTTAAGCGCCGTATCGGTCATCCCTTTACGAGCACCGTGGGTTGAAATGAACATTTCCAAGACAGACAAACCTTCACGGAAGTTTGAAAGGATTGGTAATTCCATGATCTTACCGTTAGGGGCAGCCATCAAACCACGCATCCCAGCTAACTGAGTAAAGTTTGAAATGTTACCACGCGCACCAGAATCACTCATCATAAAGATTGGGTTATCCGCGTTGAAACTTTCAATCAGTTTTTGTTGGATTTGGTCCTTAGCGTCGTTCCAGACACCAATGACCCGTTCATAACGTTCGTCATCAGTAATTAAACCACGACGGAACTGTTTCGAAATCGTATTAACTTGTTTATGGGCTTCGGCGATAATTGCTGGTTTTTCTTTCAAACCAGTAATATCGGCAACCCCAACCGTCAAACCAGACTTAGTTGAAATGTTGTAACCTAAGTCCTTCATCCGGTCAAGCAAGAGTGACGTTGCTGTCACGTGATATTGCTTGTAAACTTCAGCGATAATGTCGGCCAAGAAGCCCTTCTTGAATGGTGGAATGATTTCCTGGGCATCCAAGAATTGATGAATATCTTCACCAGGCTTCAAGAAATACTTGTCCGGTGTACCAGCAATCAAGTTATCGTTAGTTGGTTCGTTCAAGTAAGGGAACTTGCCAGGCAAAATGTTGTTGAAGATTGCCTTACCAACCGTCGTGACTAAGACTGCTTGCTTCTGATCGTCCGTGAATGGCTTGTCAGGCATTGATGAGACCTGAATGCCGACCCGGCTATGCAAATGTACATAACCTGATTGGTAAGCCTTTTGAGCTTCATTCAAGTCCTTGAAGATCATACCTTCGCCTTCACGACCGATTTCTTCAGTCGTCAAGTAGTAGTTACCGATAACCATATCTTGAGATGGCGTAACAACGGGTTTCCCGTCCTTAGGCGCCAAAATATGGTGGGCAGCTAACATTAAGAGCCGTGCTTCAGCTTGGGCTTCATCTGAAAGTGGGACGTGAATAGCCATTTGGTCCCCATCGAAATCGGCGTTGTAAGCTTCACAAGCCAATGGATGGAGCCGCATCGCTTTACCACTAACCAAGACGGGTTCGAAAGCTTGAATCCCTAAACGGTGAAGCGTAGGGGCGCGGTTCAAGAGAACAGGATGTTCCTTGATAACGTCTTCCAACACACCCCAGACATCGTCATCAGCATGTTCGATCTTTCGCTTAGCATTCTTGATGTTAGAAGCTAATTCACGTTTAACCAATTCCTTCATGATAAACGGTTTGAACAATTCCAACGCCATTTGACGTGGTAAGCCCATTTGGTTCATCTTCAAGAAAGGCCCAACATCGATAACCGAACGACCAGAATAGTCAACCCGCTTACCAAGTAAGTTTTGACGGAACCGCCCTTGCTTCCCTTTCAACATGTGTGAAAGAGACTTCAATGGCCGGTTACCAGGACCAGCAACGGGACGGCCACGACGACCATTATCGATCAACGCATCAACGGCTTCTTGCAACATCCGCTTTTCGTTTTGCACGATAATCCCAGGTGCATTTAAGTCCAACAAGCGTTTCAACCGGTTATTACGGTTGATAACCCGCCGGTACAAGTCGTTCAAGTCAGAGGTGGCAAAACGACCACCTTCCAATTGAACCATTGGCCGTAAGTCCGGGGGAATAACCGGAATTGCGTCCATTACCATCCAAGCTGGTTCGTTACCAGATGTCACGAAAGCTTCGATGATATCAAGCCGCCGAACGGCCCGGGTCCGCTTCTGACCAGAAGCATCCTTCAGAGTTTCCTTTAAATCACGTGCTTCTTTTTCAAGATCCACGTTATTCAATAACCGTTTGATGGCTTCGGCACCCATGGCAGCTTCAAATTCGTTACCATATTGAGCCTTCTTCTCACGGTATTCACGTTCAGAAAGTAATTGCTTCTTTTCAAGTGGCGTATTACCAGATTCGATAACGACGTATGAAGCGAAGTAAATGATTTCTTCAAGTGCCCGGGGACTCATGTCTAAGACTAAGCCCATCCGGCTAGGAATTCCCTTAAAGTACCAGATGTGAGTAACTGGTGCGGCAAGTTCGATATGACCCATCCGTTCACGACGGACTTTACTACGAGTCACTTCGACCCCACAACGGTCACAGACAATACCCTTATAACGAATCCGTTTGTATTTACCACAAGCACATTCCCAATCCTTAGTAGGACCAAAAATCCGTTCGTCAAACAGACCGTCTTTTTCAGGTTTCAATGTCCGGTAGTTAATGGTTTCTGGCTTTTTGACTTCGCCATATGACCAGCTGCGAATCTTGTCTGGGGATGCCAGACCGATTTGCATGCTTTCAAACTTGTTGACATCGATCAAAGGACCGACCTCCCTTTTTATTGATTATCTTGCTGAGCGTTGGTTGTTTCAGAAGGCTTAGCGGCGTCAGCTTTTGTGGCCTTGTCCGCAGCCTTCTCATCTTGTTGTTGTTTAAACTTGCTGAGTGCATCGACATTGACAACTTCATCGTCATCATCATCCATGTCCCGCAATTCGATTTCTTTGTCTTCAGAATCTAAGACTTTCATGTCAAGACCGAGTGCTTGCAATTCCTTAACCAACACGCGGAATGATTCCGGTACGCCAGGCTTTGGAATTGGTTCGCCCTTAACGATTGCTTCATAGGTCTTAACCCGACCAACAACGTCATCGGACTTGTAAGTCAAGATTTCCTGCAAGGTATAAGCTGCACCATAAGCTTCCAAGGCCCAAACTTCCATTTCACCGAAACGTTGGCCCCCAAATTGCGCTTTCCCACCAAGTGGTTGTTGCGTAACCAAAGAGTAAGGTCCGATTGAACGAGCATGGATCTTATCGTCAACCATGTGACTAAGCTTCATGTAGTGCATGACCCCAACAGCGACCCGCTTATCGAACGGTTCACCAGTCCGACCATCATAGACGATCGACTTGGCATCTGAATCAACCCCAGCTTCACGAATGGCTTCCCAAATATCTGTATCTTGAGCACCATCAAAGACAGGCGTTGCCATGTGAATTCCTAACTTCCGAGCAGCCATCCCCAAATGCAATTCGAGCACTTGCCCGATATTCATACGAGAAGGCACACCCATTGGGCTTAACATGATATCGATTGGTGTCCCATCAGGCATGTACGGCATGTCTTCTTCAGGAACCACGATTGAAACCGTCCCTTTGTTACCATGCCGACCGGCCATCTTGTCACCAACTTGGATCTTCCGCTTTTGTGCGATGTAGACCCGAACCATCATGTTAACGCCAGGAGATAATTCATCACCGTTTTCACGAGTGAAGATCTTAACGTCCTGGATGATACCGCCGCCACCATGAGGAACCCGGAGTGACGTATCCCGAACTTCACGCGCCTTTTCACCAAAGATCGCATGGAGAAGCCGTTCTTCAGCTGACAATTCCGTAACCCCTTTAGGCGTTACCTTACCAACCAAGATGTCACCGTCTTTAACTTCGGCCCCAATCCGGATAATCCCGTCTTCGTCAAGGTTCTTCAATGCATCTTCCCCGACGTTAGGAATTTCACGAGTCATTTCTTCAGGTCCAAGCTTGGTGTCACGTGCTTCTGATTCATATTCTTCAATATGAATTGACGTGTAGACGTCTTCACGGACTAAACGTTCATTAATAATGATGGCATCTTCGAAGTTATAACCATTCCAAGTCATGAAAGCAACTAATGGGTTTTGCCCAAGGGCTAATTCCCCACCTTCCATTGCTGGACCATCGGCTAAGACTTCATCGTTATCAACGTGATCGCCAACTTTAACGATTGGCCGTTGGTTATAGTTCTTACCACCGTTAGAACGACGGAATTTCATTAACTTGTAAGTGTCTAATGAACCATCATCGCGACGAACGCGAACTTCGCGAGCATCAACGTATTCAACCGTTCCTTCATGACGACAAATCAAGGCAATCCCTGAGTCATGTGCAGCTTTATATTCAATCCCAGTCCCAATTAATGGCGCGTGAGGATCAAGTAACGGCACCGCTTGTCGTTGCATGTTGGCACCCATCAAAGCACGGTTAGAGTCATCGTTTTCCAAGAAAGGAATACATGCCGTTGCGACGGCAACCACTTGTTTAGGCGAAACGTCCATGTAATCGACA
This Lactiplantibacillus plantarum DNA region includes the following protein-coding sequences:
- the rpoC gene encoding DNA-directed RNA polymerase subunit beta', producing MIDVNKFESMQIGLASPDKIRSWSYGEVKKPETINYRTLKPEKDGLFDERIFGPTKDWECACGKYKRIRYKGIVCDRCGVEVTRSKVRRERMGHIELAAPVTHIWYFKGIPSRMGLVLDMSPRALEEIIYFASYVVIESGNTPLEKKQLLSEREYREKKAQYGNEFEAAMGAEAIKRLLNNVDLEKEARDLKETLKDASGQKRTRAVRRLDIIEAFVTSGNEPAWMVMDAIPVIPPDLRPMVQLEGGRFATSDLNDLYRRVINRNNRLKRLLDLNAPGIIVQNEKRMLQEAVDALIDNGRRGRPVAGPGNRPLKSLSHMLKGKQGRFRQNLLGKRVDYSGRSVIDVGPFLKMNQMGLPRQMALELFKPFIMKELVKRELASNIKNAKRKIEHADDDVWGVLEDVIKEHPVLLNRAPTLHRLGIQAFEPVLVSGKAMRLHPLACEAYNADFDGDQMAIHVPLSDEAQAEARLLMLAAHHILAPKDGKPVVTPSQDMVIGNYYLTTEEIGREGEGMIFKDLNEAQKAYQSGYVHLHSRVGIQVSSMPDKPFTDDQKQAVLVTTVGKAIFNNILPGKFPYLNEPTNDNLIAGTPDKYFLKPGEDIHQFLDAQEIIPPFKKGFLADIIAEVYKQYHVTATSLLLDRMKDLGYNISTKSGLTVGVADITGLKEKPAIIAEAHKQVNTISKQFRRGLITDDERYERVIGVWNDAKDQIQQKLIESFNADNPIFMMSDSGARGNISNFTQLAGMRGLMAAPNGKIMELPILSNFREGLSVLEMFISTHGARKGMTDTALKTANSGYLTRRLVDVAQDVIVREKDCGTDRGLRIHAIMEGNEVIEPLYDRILGRYTMKTVFDPETHDEIVGNNVLIDEDLAHKIVDAGVTEVTIRSAFTCNTKHGVCEHCYGRNMATGDEVEVGEAVGTVAAQSIGEPGTQLTMRNFHTGGVAGDDITQGLPRVQEIVESRNPKGRAEISEVTGTVELIEENPAERTKEVTVKGETDTRTYTLPLTARMAVSEGDFIHRGAALNIGSIDPKQLIQVRDVLSTENYLLREVQKVYRMQGVEIGDKHVEIMIRQMLRKVRVMDPGDTDVLPGTLMDIADFKDENYKTLIAGGIPATSRPVILGITKAALETNSFLSAASFQETTRVLTDAAIRGKNDPLIGLKENVIIGKIIPAGTGMPVYRHIKPKEVGNVADGVYSISDLEKQMQEQDASK